A window of Chengkuizengella sediminis contains these coding sequences:
- a CDS encoding protein-glutamine gamma-glutamyltransferase, producing the protein MIQINNRYVTFPQLESQMMLSEFERNILLQMINSQAIYSYSSMNELNFELQMRQNITEAAKLLNNSDASFATFRYSRANPRYWSTESNGALRLLPGVKPSVAINDIFINGSEYGFECATGMVIVLYKAVMQSLGEERFNYLFQNLYLWAWQYDKDLNLITTRRFDYFPGDILYFDNPDVDPSTPQWQGENVVYMGNGLYFGHGVGIKPREGMIEELNSFRYPGSMRSAFLLEQATRPDYKKLYQYTLMYSPQYM; encoded by the coding sequence ATGATACAAATCAACAATAGATATGTAACATTCCCACAGCTTGAATCACAAATGATGTTATCGGAATTTGAAAGGAATATTTTGCTACAAATGATCAATAGTCAGGCAATATATTCATACTCATCTATGAACGAATTAAATTTTGAACTACAGATGAGACAGAATATCACCGAAGCTGCAAAATTATTAAATAATAGTGATGCTTCGTTTGCTACGTTTCGATACTCACGAGCAAATCCAAGATATTGGTCTACAGAAAGTAATGGTGCTTTAAGGTTACTACCAGGAGTAAAACCTTCTGTTGCAATTAACGACATTTTTATTAATGGCTCTGAGTATGGATTTGAATGTGCTACTGGTATGGTCATTGTGTTATACAAAGCAGTGATGCAGTCATTAGGAGAAGAGAGATTTAATTATTTGTTTCAGAATTTATACCTATGGGCATGGCAATATGATAAAGATCTAAATCTTATTACTACCCGAAGATTCGACTATTTCCCGGGTGATATTCTATATTTCGATAATCCAGATGTAGACCCAAGTACTCCTCAATGGCAGGGGGAAAATGTTGTTTATATGGGAAATGGACTTTATTTTGGTCACGGTGTTGGAATTAAACCAAGAGAAGGAATGATTGAAGAGTTGAATTCATTTCGCTATCCAGGAAGTATGCGGTCCGCTTTTTTATTAGAACAAGCTACAAGACCAGATTACAAAAAACTGTATCAGTATACTTTGATGTACTCACCACAATATATGTAA
- a CDS encoding low molecular weight protein-tyrosine-phosphatase, which produces MIRVLFVCLGNICRSPMAEAVFRHKVKQRGLHNLIQVDSAGTGDWHIGNPPHEGTRAILDEYEVDHAGLKARQVVAGDMDDFDYIIAMDEKNLKDLKILSRNKETQIYRMLEFLPSNEIKNVPDPYFTGNFNEVYDLIESSCEQLLETMIKNKK; this is translated from the coding sequence GTGATTCGAGTTTTATTTGTTTGCTTAGGAAATATTTGTCGATCTCCAATGGCAGAGGCTGTTTTTAGACATAAAGTGAAACAGAGGGGATTGCATAACTTAATACAAGTTGATTCTGCAGGTACTGGGGATTGGCATATTGGGAATCCACCACATGAAGGAACTAGGGCTATTTTAGATGAATATGAAGTGGATCATGCTGGTTTAAAAGCAAGACAAGTAGTAGCTGGAGATATGGATGATTTTGATTACATTATTGCGATGGATGAAAAAAACTTGAAGGATTTAAAAATTCTTTCAAGAAATAAAGAAACTCAGATTTATAGAATGTTAGAGTTTTTACCTTCAAATGAGATAAAGAACGTTCCTGATCCTTATTTTACTGGTAATTTTAATGAAGTATATGATCTGATTGAGTCCAGCTGTGAGCAACTTTTAGAAACAATGATTAAAAATAAGAAGTGA
- a CDS encoding sporulation protein YjcZ yields the protein MSCYGGGSSRSVGIVLVLFILLVIILIAAGSKY from the coding sequence ATGAGTTGTTACGGTGGCGGTTCAAGTAGAAGTGTTGGTATTGTTTTAGTACTATTCATTCTTTTAGTTATTATTTTAATTGCAGCTGGTTCTAAATATTAA
- a CDS encoding sulfite oxidase-like oxidoreductase produces the protein MSDNKNVENRVPPGQTRTEGFPVLHHGTVPYYNDMSKWDLKIMGEIEQELTLSYMEVMNLPRKEYKNDIHCVTTWSKLDNVWEGIPVSEIMKKIKLKDSAKFVMLHGEHGWSTNLPIEDFLSETSFLGLIHNGERLTPEHGYPLRMVVPHLYFWKSAKWLRGIEFMEKDKPGFWERNGYHMYGDPFKEQRYDFD, from the coding sequence ATGTCTGACAATAAAAATGTAGAAAATAGAGTCCCACCAGGACAAACCAGAACAGAAGGTTTCCCAGTTCTCCATCATGGAACCGTACCTTATTATAATGATATGAGTAAATGGGACTTGAAAATAATGGGAGAGATTGAGCAAGAACTCACACTTTCATATATGGAAGTCATGAACTTACCTCGAAAAGAATATAAAAATGACATTCATTGTGTCACAACTTGGTCTAAACTAGATAACGTATGGGAAGGTATTCCTGTAAGTGAAATCATGAAGAAAATCAAACTCAAAGATTCTGCAAAATTTGTTATGTTACATGGAGAACATGGATGGAGTACGAATTTACCTATTGAAGATTTTTTATCTGAAACTTCTTTTTTAGGACTAATTCACAATGGAGAGCGTTTAACTCCTGAGCATGGATATCCACTCCGTATGGTCGTCCCTCATTTATATTTTTGGAAAAGTGCAAAATGGTTGCGCGGTATTGAATTTATGGAAAAAGATAAACCAGGATTTTGGGAAAGAAACGGATATCACATGTATGGTGATCCATTTAAAGAGCAAAGATACGACTTTGATTAA
- a CDS encoding Gfo/Idh/MocA family protein, with product MKRIKVGIIGLGDIAQKVYLPLLIHDERITIAGIMSRNKTKVKQLCNKYRIKKGYTNINELLLQDLDAVFVHSATESHYQIIKKCLNRNLHVYVDKPLSNHIKESIELVKLAEKKQRLLCVGFNRRFAPKYMEAKKWMDEVGGFDTCIAQKHRTQLQNFNARHTIYDDLIHIVDLLLWLGSGIKEVSSYTRNVNKKDQLLNASGHLIFGSSSGFFAMNRQSGADLESLELYGGGRSVKVTNMELATFYDLKSDDQVKPFGSWDTILYRRGFIGVVDHFLKTLHNPETCTVRAEQVLETHLLMEQFSK from the coding sequence ATGAAACGTATAAAAGTGGGAATCATAGGATTAGGAGACATTGCACAAAAAGTATACCTTCCCCTCCTTATTCATGATGAAAGAATTACAATTGCAGGGATCATGAGTAGAAATAAAACAAAAGTAAAACAACTTTGTAATAAATATCGTATTAAAAAGGGATATACAAATATAAATGAGCTTCTTCTTCAAGATCTCGATGCTGTATTTGTTCATAGTGCAACAGAAAGTCATTATCAAATTATAAAAAAATGTCTAAACAGAAATTTACATGTCTATGTTGATAAACCCCTTTCTAATCACATCAAAGAATCCATAGAATTAGTTAAATTAGCTGAGAAAAAACAACGTCTACTTTGTGTAGGTTTCAATAGAAGATTTGCCCCAAAATATATGGAAGCTAAAAAATGGATGGATGAAGTTGGTGGATTCGATACTTGCATCGCTCAAAAACACCGTACACAATTGCAAAACTTTAACGCTAGACATACAATATATGATGACCTCATTCACATTGTAGATTTGTTATTATGGTTAGGATCAGGCATAAAGGAAGTATCCTCATATACCCGCAATGTAAATAAAAAGGATCAACTATTAAATGCATCTGGTCATTTAATATTCGGGTCATCCTCTGGATTCTTCGCTATGAACCGCCAATCAGGGGCTGACTTGGAAAGTTTAGAGCTGTACGGAGGAGGTAGGTCCGTCAAAGTAACCAACATGGAATTAGCTACTTTCTATGACCTTAAATCGGATGATCAGGTTAAACCTTTTGGCAGCTGGGACACCATTTTATATAGACGCGGGTTTATTGGTGTTGTAGATCATTTTTTAAAAACCTTACATAACCCGGAAACCTGTACTGTACGTGCTGAACAAGTTTTAGAAACACATTTATTAATGGAACAATTCTCAAAATAA
- a CDS encoding multicopper oxidase family protein — translation MNLIKYIDKLPILPTVKPLYKKGDINYFEMKMNQFYTKMHSSLPDTLVWGFDGLYPGPTIEVKQYDKIQIKWMNELPPKHLFSVDKTIHGAEGDTPEVRTVIHVHGGITHAPSDGYPDAWFTNGFKQVGSAFTQEVYHYFNTHEATTLWYHDHTIGITRLNIYAGLAGFYLIRDKNELSLSLPKGKYEIPLMIQDRTFNPDGSLYYPEQPPDAFEPTPKFFGDTIVVNGKVWPYLDVEPRRYRFRMLNGSNSRYYILKLDNGQPFIQIGNDGGFLEKPVIMKEILLGPAERADVIIDFSDSQVNKIVLLNLAPKEYPKEGEISIDTTGQIMQFRVTLPLMGKDVSKVPARLRNVQFLKEEDAVINRVLTLVRSLDDIGRRIVLINNQRWDEPTTEKPKLGDTEIWTFINSSVSVHPIHLHLVNVQILDRQSYDQDLFLETGEIKLTSEKRPPAENETGWKDTVNSNPGEIIRIITKFEPYTGKYVFHCHILEHEDYEMMRPYEVVKKSRFFYRLKSLLSIKTNKGNKPT, via the coding sequence ATGAACCTTATTAAATACATTGATAAATTACCTATACTCCCAACTGTAAAACCCTTGTATAAAAAAGGAGACATCAATTATTTTGAAATGAAAATGAATCAATTTTACACTAAAATGCACAGTTCTTTACCAGATACACTAGTTTGGGGATTTGATGGACTTTATCCTGGCCCTACAATTGAAGTAAAGCAATATGACAAAATTCAGATAAAGTGGATGAATGAATTACCACCTAAACACCTTTTTTCAGTAGATAAAACCATTCATGGAGCAGAGGGGGATACCCCTGAAGTAAGAACGGTGATTCATGTGCATGGGGGGATCACTCATGCTCCAAGTGATGGGTATCCTGATGCATGGTTTACAAATGGGTTTAAACAAGTAGGATCTGCTTTCACACAGGAAGTCTATCATTATTTTAATACACATGAAGCGACCACACTTTGGTATCATGACCATACGATTGGTATTACTAGATTAAACATTTATGCTGGATTAGCAGGTTTTTATCTGATTCGTGACAAAAATGAGCTTTCTCTATCTCTTCCTAAAGGAAAATATGAAATCCCTCTAATGATTCAGGATCGTACTTTTAATCCTGACGGTTCTTTATATTATCCTGAACAACCACCTGATGCATTTGAACCTACACCTAAATTTTTTGGAGACACGATCGTTGTAAACGGTAAAGTATGGCCTTATTTAGATGTAGAACCCAGAAGATACCGTTTTCGTATGTTAAATGGCTCCAATTCCCGTTATTACATTTTAAAACTTGATAATGGTCAGCCCTTTATTCAAATTGGAAATGATGGGGGATTTTTAGAAAAACCAGTGATTATGAAAGAGATCCTTTTAGGGCCTGCAGAACGTGCAGATGTCATCATAGATTTTTCAGACAGTCAAGTAAATAAAATCGTTTTGTTAAATTTAGCCCCAAAAGAATATCCAAAAGAAGGAGAAATTTCAATAGATACTACAGGACAAATTATGCAATTTCGAGTAACCTTACCTCTTATGGGTAAAGATGTGAGCAAAGTACCTGCTAGGCTAAGAAATGTTCAATTTCTAAAAGAAGAAGATGCTGTAATAAACAGAGTTCTAACCTTAGTAAGGTCATTAGATGATATAGGCAGAAGAATTGTACTCATAAATAATCAGCGATGGGATGAACCCACGACAGAAAAACCTAAATTAGGAGATACTGAAATTTGGACCTTCATCAATTCGTCCGTAAGCGTTCATCCGATACATCTCCATCTAGTCAACGTACAAATATTAGATAGACAGTCATACGATCAGGATCTTTTTTTGGAAACAGGGGAAATTAAATTAACGAGTGAAAAAAGACCTCCAGCAGAAAATGAAACTGGATGGAAGGACACGGTGAATTCAAATCCTGGTGAAATTATACGAATCATAACAAAATTTGAACCCTATACAGGAAAGTATGTATTTCATTGTCATATCTTAGAGCACGAAGACTATGAAATGATGAGACCTTACGAGGTTGTTAAAAAGAGTAGATTTTTTTATAGGTTAAAATCCCTTTTGTCTATTAAAACAAATAAAGGCAATAAGCCAACCTAA
- a CDS encoding S-layer homology domain-containing protein, whose protein sequence is MELKRKIGRKSLVVLLTLTMIFSMFSSVFAAGSSDIDGHWAEKQLKQWIDNGLLNGYGEGVYKPNQTLTRSEAAAFVNRAFEHEETTEVNFPDVESSDWFYNDVSKALAAGFMTGYEDGTFKPDQNITRQELAVMIFRLLDLEVKPEAVDSFDDAASIGEWAKGEIGALVDLGIVSGYNNKIQPEGLTTRAEAIVMIQRATEYLYTYSEAGTYGPEEGIDTILSNVTVTASGVTLQNLVIEGDLLLTEGIGEGDVHLNNVTVKGTTIISGGGENSIHLKDTVLVTVIVDKKNGKVRIVAEGKTDVKEVTLNSGAKLEESDIDGAGFADVILSTEIAKDANVELVGEFETVDVFAATVSIEIPEGAVESLNVDETAEGVALDLGKDATIVELVLDAVTEVLGEGTVETVEGEQAEESNVEVDTTPAAGGSGTSGGGDSTPPATSQAVINDAYVQVIDPEKTINRSGSSIDFILQGNPDPQDDLDDSDKLTTFILELEGAESLTLTRDGETETIDFYDGALTLPVSLLLGDRDSDKDGVRVDTIKEWPINYPSPFDTLSTDASVKYTNGDSTEVFSLKLTLGTTLNFESGIAFNSVSLGFGETFPALKSGDSYTFDIDNKYNDYKVLTFIIEADNAKKVNVTLPLLDVLDPPDAFKQYYFNADGIIAISVPELLGLDDAGSDGVSVGIIKDQIDSITGNIYDNSNVSKSVTLVIN, encoded by the coding sequence TTGGAATTAAAAAGAAAAATAGGTAGAAAATCATTAGTAGTATTGTTAACATTAACAATGATCTTTTCCATGTTTAGTTCAGTATTTGCCGCAGGATCATCAGATATTGATGGACACTGGGCAGAAAAACAATTAAAGCAATGGATCGATAACGGTTTATTAAATGGTTATGGTGAAGGTGTGTATAAACCAAACCAAACGTTAACAAGATCTGAAGCAGCCGCTTTTGTAAACAGAGCTTTTGAACATGAAGAAACAACAGAAGTGAATTTCCCAGATGTAGAATCTTCAGACTGGTTCTATAATGATGTATCTAAAGCATTAGCAGCAGGTTTTATGACTGGTTATGAAGATGGAACTTTTAAACCTGATCAAAACATAACTCGTCAGGAATTAGCAGTGATGATTTTTAGATTACTAGATTTAGAAGTGAAACCTGAAGCAGTAGATTCTTTTGATGATGCTGCTAGTATTGGTGAATGGGCTAAAGGTGAGATCGGTGCATTGGTTGATTTAGGTATCGTATCTGGATATAACAATAAAATTCAACCAGAAGGTTTAACAACACGTGCAGAGGCTATTGTAATGATCCAACGTGCTACAGAGTATCTGTACACATACAGTGAAGCAGGTACTTATGGCCCAGAGGAAGGTATTGATACCATTCTTAGCAATGTTACAGTTACAGCTTCTGGAGTAACATTACAAAACTTAGTGATTGAAGGAGATCTTCTTTTAACCGAAGGAATTGGTGAAGGAGACGTTCATTTAAATAATGTTACTGTAAAAGGTACAACCATTATTTCTGGTGGTGGAGAAAATAGTATTCACTTAAAAGACACTGTATTAGTAACAGTGATCGTTGATAAGAAAAATGGGAAAGTACGTATCGTTGCTGAAGGTAAAACAGATGTAAAAGAAGTAACATTAAACTCCGGTGCGAAATTAGAAGAGTCTGATATTGATGGAGCAGGTTTTGCTGATGTCATTCTTTCTACTGAAATTGCTAAAGATGCTAATGTTGAGTTAGTAGGGGAATTTGAAACAGTGGATGTATTCGCAGCTACAGTAAGTATCGAAATCCCTGAAGGTGCTGTTGAAAGCTTAAATGTAGATGAAACAGCTGAAGGTGTAGCATTAGATCTTGGTAAAGATGCTACTATCGTAGAACTTGTTCTAGATGCTGTTACTGAAGTATTAGGTGAAGGAACAGTTGAAACAGTTGAAGGTGAGCAAGCTGAAGAATCTAATGTTGAGGTAGATACTACACCTGCTGCTGGTGGTTCTGGAACTAGTGGTGGTGGAGATTCAACACCTCCTGCTACAAGTCAAGCAGTAATTAATGATGCTTATGTGCAAGTTATTGACCCTGAAAAAACTATAAATCGTTCAGGCTCATCTATTGATTTTATTTTACAAGGTAACCCTGATCCACAGGATGATTTAGATGATTCAGATAAACTTACAACATTTATTTTGGAATTAGAGGGTGCTGAATCTCTTACATTAACAAGAGATGGAGAAACGGAAACTATAGACTTTTATGATGGGGCTTTAACTTTACCAGTATCATTATTATTGGGAGATAGAGACTCTGATAAAGATGGTGTTAGAGTAGATACAATTAAAGAGTGGCCAATAAATTACCCATCTCCGTTCGATACATTAAGCACAGATGCATCTGTTAAGTATACTAATGGTGATTCTACAGAAGTTTTTAGTTTAAAACTTACTTTAGGAACAACATTAAATTTTGAAAGTGGTATAGCATTTAATAGTGTATCTTTAGGGTTTGGTGAAACTTTCCCAGCATTGAAATCAGGTGATTCTTATACATTTGATATTGATAATAAATATAATGACTATAAAGTTTTAACTTTTATCATTGAAGCAGATAATGCTAAAAAAGTTAATGTTACACTCCCTTTATTAGATGTTTTAGATCCTCCAGATGCTTTTAAACAATATTATTTTAATGCAGATGGAATAATTGCTATATCTGTACCAGAGTTGTTGGGATTGGATGATGCAGGTAGCGATGGCGTGTCTGTAGGTATTATCAAAGATCAGATTGATTCAATTACAGGGAATATTTATGACAATTCAAATGTTTCAAAATCTGTTACATTAGTAATTAACTAA
- the pxpB gene encoding 5-oxoprolinase subunit PxpB yields MTINIQFYPLGEQAIVAKFDSELNENTYEQVCNFSRSLEQNPIIGTIETVPTFTTVTIYYDPFELVRAYQSKDNNINKSTQSSYNIILALIQDRIAKMKKNITIEHRTIKIPVCYEGDFAPDLEYVAMYNQLSTEEVIQNHSEGEYLVYMLGFAPGFPYMGGMSSKIATPRRSEPRVLVSAGSVGIAGEQTGIYSLDSPGGWQIIGRTPLTLFQPENESPTLLRAGDRIQFYSISIDEYTVLEEKQK; encoded by the coding sequence ATGACAATCAACATTCAATTCTATCCTCTGGGTGAGCAAGCTATTGTGGCGAAGTTTGACTCTGAATTAAATGAAAATACATATGAACAAGTTTGCAATTTTTCTAGATCCTTAGAACAAAACCCCATCATTGGAACAATAGAGACTGTACCTACCTTTACTACAGTAACGATATATTATGATCCTTTCGAATTAGTAAGAGCATATCAATCAAAAGATAATAATATCAATAAATCTACCCAATCATCCTATAATATAATACTTGCTCTCATCCAAGATAGAATAGCTAAAATGAAAAAAAATATCACTATAGAACATCGAACCATAAAAATCCCCGTATGTTACGAAGGAGATTTCGCTCCTGATCTTGAATACGTAGCAATGTACAATCAACTCAGTACAGAAGAAGTTATTCAAAATCATTCTGAAGGAGAATATTTAGTATACATGTTAGGTTTTGCCCCTGGGTTTCCTTATATGGGTGGTATGTCTAGTAAAATAGCCACACCAAGACGGAGTGAACCTAGAGTATTGGTTTCAGCAGGAAGTGTTGGCATAGCAGGAGAACAGACAGGGATTTATTCATTGGATTCTCCTGGTGGTTGGCAAATTATTGGAAGGACACCTTTGACATTATTCCAACCTGAAAATGAGAGTCCTACTTTATTGCGAGCAGGAGACCGCATTCAGTTTTATTCCATCTCCATAGATGAGTATACTGTACTTGAGGAGAAACAAAAATGA
- a CDS encoding biotin-dependent carboxyltransferase family protein encodes MTLKILKPGMLTTIQDLGRVGYQKYGVVAGGVMDSYAARIANLLVGNEEDAAVMEMSMIGPSIEFQEDSLISICGGDLSAIIDGERVPMWRPIIIKAGSCLQFSNVKSGCRAYLSAAGGISVPEVMGSSSTYLRAAIGGYEGRALKQGDLISVHQSDYIGNTKIQSFLQLYSTSLKSFIPLPWFVSEYSLPAYQSQVMIRVMKGREFELFQDESITSLLSETFTIHPQSDRMAYRLNGAQIQLKTNLNMISEAVTMGTIQVPPDGFPRILLADRQTTGGYPRIAQVASVDLPLIAQLKPGDSLMFQEVTLEEAEFLYLQQEKDIHILKLMISERWRRGD; translated from the coding sequence ATGACCTTAAAAATATTAAAGCCAGGAATGCTCACGACGATTCAAGATTTGGGAAGGGTTGGGTATCAAAAATATGGAGTAGTAGCAGGTGGAGTAATGGACTCTTATGCTGCTAGAATAGCCAACTTGTTAGTTGGGAATGAAGAAGATGCTGCTGTTATGGAGATGTCAATGATCGGACCATCTATTGAATTTCAAGAAGACTCACTTATCTCCATTTGTGGAGGAGATCTATCAGCAATAATTGATGGGGAAAGAGTGCCAATGTGGCGTCCTATTATCATAAAAGCAGGTAGCTGCCTACAATTTAGTAACGTTAAATCAGGTTGTAGAGCGTATCTATCTGCAGCAGGTGGGATATCAGTTCCAGAAGTTATGGGCAGTAGCAGTACATATTTAAGAGCAGCAATTGGAGGGTACGAGGGGCGAGCTTTAAAACAAGGAGATTTAATCTCAGTCCATCAATCTGATTACATAGGGAATACTAAAATACAGTCCTTTTTACAACTTTACTCTACTTCCTTAAAATCATTTATCCCTCTACCTTGGTTTGTAAGTGAATATAGTTTACCAGCTTATCAATCTCAGGTGATGATTAGAGTGATGAAAGGAAGAGAGTTTGAATTATTTCAAGATGAAAGTATAACTTCTCTATTGAGTGAGACTTTCACTATTCATCCTCAATCAGATAGAATGGCCTACAGATTAAACGGGGCTCAAATTCAACTTAAAACTAATTTAAATATGATTTCAGAAGCCGTTACGATGGGTACGATTCAAGTACCACCAGATGGATTTCCTCGCATATTATTAGCTGACAGACAAACTACAGGTGGTTACCCACGTATTGCACAAGTTGCTTCAGTAGATCTCCCATTAATTGCTCAGCTAAAACCAGGAGACTCCTTAATGTTTCAGGAGGTTACTTTAGAAGAAGCAGAGTTTCTATATTTACAGCAAGAAAAAGATATTCATATTTTAAAACTGATGATTAGTGAACGTTGGAGGAGGGGGGATTGA
- a CDS encoding LamB/YcsF family protein: MLSVDINCDLGESFGVYSIGMDEEVLKFVTSANIACGFHAGDPSTMRKTVQLCLQNKVAIGAHPGLQDLQGFGRRNIDITPEETYEIVLYQIGALNAFVKAEGGRLHHVKPHGALYNMAAKNRSLADSIARAVYDFDNQLLLYGLSGSELVKAGEQIGLRCANEVFADRTYQDDCALTPRNQKEALIEDAEEATVQVLSMIQQQKVKTVYGKEISIQADTICVHGDGLEALTFVKMIRKKLQEEGIHISAIK; encoded by the coding sequence ATGTTATCTGTAGATATCAACTGTGATTTAGGAGAGAGTTTCGGTGTATATTCCATCGGAATGGATGAAGAAGTATTAAAGTTTGTGACCTCAGCAAATATAGCTTGTGGATTCCATGCAGGTGATCCAAGTACAATGCGAAAAACAGTTCAATTATGTTTACAAAATAAAGTGGCTATTGGTGCTCATCCTGGGTTACAAGATTTACAAGGATTTGGTCGTAGAAACATAGATATTACACCAGAAGAAACCTATGAAATTGTGTTATATCAGATTGGCGCTTTAAATGCATTCGTAAAAGCAGAGGGCGGGCGATTACATCATGTTAAACCACATGGGGCGTTATACAATATGGCAGCTAAAAATAGATCATTAGCTGATTCTATCGCTAGAGCTGTTTATGATTTTGATAATCAGTTATTATTGTATGGTTTATCTGGAAGTGAATTAGTCAAAGCAGGAGAACAGATCGGATTACGTTGCGCAAATGAGGTGTTTGCTGATCGAACCTATCAAGATGATTGCGCTTTAACACCACGAAATCAAAAAGAAGCACTTATTGAGGATGCAGAAGAAGCAACAGTACAAGTATTATCAATGATTCAACAGCAAAAAGTAAAAACCGTATATGGGAAAGAAATATCAATACAAGCAGATACCATATGTGTTCATGGGGATGGATTGGAGGCACTGACTTTTGTTAAAATGATAAGAAAGAAATTACAAGAAGAAGGCATACATATTAGCGCAATAAAATAG
- a CDS encoding GNAT family N-acetyltransferase codes for MIYELNPKDYPKMKPLLNGLEKHPVINGVIDRNNVGRIFVDHKNSPTAALIWAQMELFYLIGNSENPVFNSQIEGFIIHSLKLEALAIGDDCLNLELYPFQSWERNLNNIFKNQLMKGERVPFKFEKKRFSSLDVKSVPDEYRILKIDPSVIYLDNENMISNEIKKFWESLDTFYNKGLGYCVLKKDEVVGTCISAFVSNNEYEIGINTYKPEHRGKGLATVMASLFIEECLNIGGIPHWTTEHFRKDSIAIANKLGFKQLSNYPMYFLPFEDLVYRS; via the coding sequence ATGATATACGAGTTAAATCCTAAAGATTACCCTAAAATGAAACCACTATTAAATGGACTAGAGAAACATCCTGTAATCAACGGTGTAATTGATAGAAACAATGTAGGGAGAATTTTTGTTGATCATAAAAACTCTCCGACTGCTGCTTTAATATGGGCTCAAATGGAATTGTTTTATTTGATAGGAAATAGCGAGAACCCTGTTTTTAATTCGCAAATAGAGGGCTTTATTATCCATAGCTTAAAACTAGAAGCACTTGCAATTGGTGACGATTGTTTAAATTTAGAGTTATACCCCTTTCAGTCGTGGGAAAGGAATTTAAATAATATCTTTAAAAACCAGCTAATGAAAGGGGAGAGAGTCCCTTTTAAATTTGAAAAGAAACGTTTTTCATCTTTAGACGTAAAAAGTGTTCCAGATGAATATCGGATATTAAAAATTGACCCAAGTGTAATTTATTTAGACAATGAGAACATGATTTCGAATGAGATAAAGAAATTTTGGGAGTCTCTAGATACATTTTATAATAAGGGATTAGGATATTGTGTACTAAAGAAAGATGAAGTGGTTGGTACATGTATCTCTGCTTTTGTGAGTAATAATGAGTACGAAATTGGAATCAACACATATAAACCAGAACATAGAGGTAAAGGACTTGCTACTGTAATGGCTAGTTTGTTCATTGAAGAATGCCTAAATATAGGTGGGATTCCTCATTGGACGACTGAGCATTTTCGTAAAGACTCCATTGCAATAGCTAATAAGCTCGGATTTAAGCAACTTTCAAATTATCCAATGTATTTCCTTCCTTTTGAGGATCTAGTTTATAGAAGTTAG